AAGACCTTTGTTACGCACCTTTGTGTTCCTGACATTCAACTATTTGCAGATTACAGTTAGTGCCAGTGGAACAATTTAACAATCTGCCTTATGTTTTCTGCTTCAAAATTCTATCTTCAGTCGTGTTACCTGTCCAAACTGTAACTGGACACTTGCAATTCGAACACCAGGTGTCTGCCTCGGGCTTAAATTTTCTAGAAAGTTTCAGCAGGTCTGTTTGCAGACAACAGGGTCAAAGGACAATGAAGTTTCCATGGAAAAGTGCtgaattaaataaaactttcaGTTAAAAGCTTTTGCTTTGTGAGTCAGCTCTCTTGGACACCACACACTACCAGAGtgggagaaatttttttttaagtatttcttcTGTCACagttgaaaaattatttttagcaatCATTTTGATTGAAATATGTGACTATTTTTGTATATGAAAGAagttaatgtgttttttttttttttttttaatgtggttgactgaataaaaacatttgaTTGTTGACTGTATGCTTCAGATTGCTCCTCACACACAAAAATTCAAATGCTCATGTAAATCTCTTAAGTGATATTAGAAACAACATgacattattttccttattttaagcATATTTTGGGCACATAAAACCCAGAATTATTTACAATCTACCTTTTTGGGGAACATAATTGACATATACTGCCACTGCAAAATTCTGTTTCctccagaacaattttttctAAGTCAGTGGCTGTCAGCTGTGCAACCATACCTCTGGTCTACTCTTTCAGTAGCATAAGAGTTATGCTTTTCTGGCTAAATCTTGGAATTTAGAAGTGTACTACAAGTTGCTTAAAAGTTGTATGAACTGGATGCTCACTTTGCTTTGCcaaatggatatttttaagcTATTAAGAATTATATTAGGTTGAATGTTGTATGAAACACAGATGATGCAGAGATGTTTTCCTACTGAAAAATCTGGTTTGTAGCTTGCACACAAGCTCCTCCCAGAGGAGCTGAGAATTACTACAGCATCAGTGAATCGCCTTATTTTAAATCTGCATTGCATTCGCCACGTTTTGCCTATGCCAAAAGACAGCTCACGATTCTCTCATCTTAGCTAGTCCTACTATCCCTGTGAtaccttaagttttagctttcatgttttcaagattctgtgctgcttaggggtgcagttctgagcctcgCATTCAGTGTCAGTtagctctcttcacagagcagggagacaaaacaaatccttttctgctgaggaccaaggacaagtgttacaagttttcaggcccagAAGTGtaaacaacagtggactgaagagacaaaacaaagatgggacttcataatctgaagctgtaattggacaattaaaccccaatatgcaatatggaccaaaacttttaaaagtgtgagacctcatgaccattttgtgaccattttgggtccaccttgggtgtagcccaGGCCaagctcttgtcctgcccaaggtgtaccattaaaggccttttaataaatatctactctattctcttagctctgtctAGTCTTTGTTCTAGGTCAGCCACCCCAAGGCATCACCTAAACCTTTGGTATTGAAACAAAATGCCAAAATATTTGGTGTGATTTGGTGTGATAGCATCATTCATGtaaccatagaatcacagaaacactaAGGTAAGAAAAGACCGCCAGCATGGGACCAGCCTTTGACCAAATACCACCATGTTCACTGAAGAATATGGCAATTTGCCACCTCTACTTTTTCTTTGAACATTTCCAGTGATGGCGACtctaccacttccctgagcagcctcttcCAAATCTTAGCGAGTCTTTCAGTGaataaatttttcttaataCCAAATCTGAATCTCCCTTGGTgaaacttgaggccatttcctcttgtcttatTGCTAGATGGCTGGGAGAAATCACAGCCTTCTCTCAGGAGATGTTTGGATGTGAAAGTGTTATTCAAAATGCTTTGGGGtgagctgtgtgtgcacagagcCCAACTCTGTTCTCAAATAACTCCTAGGTCACCACTAGGTCCAAAGTGAAGGAAGTTGAGAAAGTGAAGGATTAGTCTATCTGTATCTTCTTCATCATCCAACTTCATGTGCAATGTTTGGCCTGGGCAAAAGGAGgcaaaggaattaaaaaagaaaaagaagtgaacaGAATTGCACTTCACTGGCATGGGTCTGTATTTCTGCTGTCCATCGGAAGAGAGACACTACAAGGAATCTAGCTTTTTGTAGCTTAAATAactatttcattattttaaaattattccaaatttataagaacaaaaaatgaaaaatccaacaaaattCTATCCCTTAACAAAAGACAAGCTTACTTTACAATTTCCTTCATAATGGTTCAGTGTGCTCTTACCAGGGTGTGAAGATGTTGCCAACCACATAAAATTAGCGGAACAAAAGGAGGGTAACTGTTTTCTGGAAGAAACCCAGAGCCACACCCTTCAACCCAGGAGAAACTGAATTTCATGGTACAAAGGGGAGGCTTTTCTTTAGCAACAGTGTTTGAGGTATTGATGACTGGGGGTGGTAGATCTGGAGCATGTCTGACACACagataaaaatggatttttctgagCCTTGGGAatcttatggaaaaaaaaaaacaaaaacaaactttcAGCTGGAACCTCCTTTACAATATCAAGGGGAGTCAAAAATCAATGTTTCTGCTAATTTATGCACACAGCAGACTGCCacatatgaaaaacaaaatagataAAATTGATAGCGTGTGAGAGAATCTGGCATGGGGATGAGTGGGATGGGAGGCATGAGAAGTCCCCAGACTCAGAGAGGAGTGAAGACAGTGCTGGACTGGCTTTATAAAACTAAGCTGAAAccaggatgtgtgtgtgtgtgtgtgtgtgtgtgtgtgtggtgggggTTGGGGCATAAGGGAAATTCTGTTTTTTGTAAAACAGTTTTGTAAAATGACCCTGTTAAAAAACTCATGCGTGTGAGTGCACAAATGAAAGGTCAGGGTGTGAGTGGAGTATTCTTAATCCATCTGgaattttaaatactgtttctgTAATAtacatgtttattttaaaagaacctATGATATGGAAAACATTCTCTATCGAATTTAAATTGAATTTCTAGATTTTTTGCAAGTGAGTTATGTCAATGTGTTCCCATAGCCATCTACAGAAAGAGAAgttacaattaattttttacacacagatttttttctctttgaattttataatctgaaatatttcataacTGGGCAAGGTAATGACTGTAAAATATATTCTGGTagaactgaatatttttaaagattttttcttttttttttgttctcctgtTATTGTTGTTTAGTCTGAAAACTTTTTCTGGCAGAAACATAGAAAATGCACATATTAAGAAGatcttaaagaaaaaagcctAAACACTGATTTTACATGTGTAATACTTCTAGAAAGACTCAACTCTCTACCTGTTCAGAACAAACAGTGACACATGGTCTATGCTCAGTCACGGCATATATgctaataattataatttttttttttttttaaagaaaacattagaTAAGGATTCACTGTTAATGCTGCTAACATTCATTAGTTTGTGATATATCCCTGCACTGCTTTATGCAAGAAGataaaagaatggaaatgcAGCATCCAAGGGAGAAAATAATAATCAGAAGAAAATCCCCTATAGCAGTTATAATGGTACAATGCAGAACTCTGAGTGAAAGCTGCCATGACAGCTACAGCAAATTTCACTGCAGCTGGCATTGACTTCTCTAAGCATGGGTACAAAGTGTGGGTCTCAGAGTAATGACTATGCCATAGAATTCAGGCAAGGCAGGATGTGTTACATGATTTCACAATATCAATATTCTCCGTTTCTCACTTCCCAAAGCTTTCCCTGTCCTTTGCTCAAGAAGACCTGAAAAAGGGAGTTTGTACCTCAGTTGTCAGCCTACCATTATCTGCAAGAGAACTCAATGccaaatgttttcctttaagtgcaaggcagcagtggcagcacttGGCCAAACTTCTCTTCGGCTTTGAATTTGCAAGTGCTCACACAGGCACCCTTCAAGGGAGCAGCACTGTGGAGGAATTTATATCTGTGCCACAGTGTGCAGATTACACTGGAAAATACCTCAGATAATACAGCTGCAGAGTAACAGATGCCTTGTCATTTTGGGTCTTACCAGCAGACAGGTGGGATTTCAGAACTGCCTTCCAGGAGACCAAAAATACAACTAGTTTTATGGATCTATCAGTAGGATCGCATGGCAGGAGTAATCCGTATTATAACCCAAAAAGCCAAATTTTACCCTGTGGTCTCTCTCAGCAAACACAGGATTGAATGTTTGATAGCGGTCAACTGGCTGTTTGCCTGACTGCTAGATTCCAAAGTCACTTTGGAAGCTATTATTCCCAAAGTGAGGCAAACAGACAGCACCATTAAGGGCTGAAGATAAAGGTATCACTTCAATCCCCATAGAAAGATAAAGCTGTCAAGGGGAAATGGACCTAAGCTTCATACCTGTAGGTTCTTGGTCTTAATAAAGAAAGAAGAGTATAACCATCAGCGCAGTGGACAAACAAATCCATCTCAAACAGAATGATAGTGAAAAATTTCAGCTTCATAATCCATACTGAAGACAAATCACTCTCTTCCACCATAGTCATTTTGTATCCTGAAGATAATTTGAGAATGGGAAAGCTGCCAAAGTGTGACAACTGATGTAATAAATGGAATAAATCTGTCACTGCTGTTGTCAGGTTCCTATCTTTTCTGATAATGCATTTAGCTTCTAGATCAGGGGCAAAGTGAGGACTGCAGAACATCAATTCCATTTAAATGTGTACAGGAAAGGGCATCTGCAGAAATTCCTTGTTGCCAGGACTGTAGCAATGGTATTTTGtctccaaaacaacaaaagttGTCTCCATTTATCAGGAATTCAACCCCATCAATACCTTAAATGGCCTTTCTTCAGGGTCCAATCCAAACCACCTCTCTACCAACAAACATCTTGAAATGCTTGATGCTGTTTCAAAAGCAAGAAAGTTTCTCTGCATTAATTTTGATTAAACAATTACTGACTCTGCAAGTCAGTAGAACAGTGTTGCCTCTTGCTCTTGGTTTTGAAGGGTGCAATAAAGGACTGAAAGACTGAGATCAGAATAATTGCATACCAACCggcttaaaaatatttgggaagaGAATGTGTTATACTTTCTGTGTAGCTGAAGAGAACTTTTCAATCACAGCCAGTATGTGTTCAGCGCCTGTGGAGACCCAAGGCCCAAACggctcttgggttttttttaagtaaaaatgaaaaagaaaataaaaattaaaataataataataataaaaagaaaagctgaaaggtATTGTAATAGTTTAAGAAGCatgaaaaattatcaaaaatgcaaaaatgcccAGGGTTATTAGTGGGCAATGTTTGCACAAGGGTAAATATGTCAAGTGTAaattttttgtaaaaattaGAAGAGCtctaaatattatatttttatttatttttttttattgcaatcCAATTAATTTTTTGAACTAAATTCCATTACGTattacaggagaaaaagaatatttaattttcttaaggTAAGAAAGGTCAATTTGTGAGATCTTCATTACATGGTTATTTGAAATAACAGTGGATTTGGGGACATAACCTAGAGCCTTTAagcccttttctctttttttaacacGAAAGAGTGAATGTTACTTTCTTCAAGactgtttctttattttctcaatttatATGGCTTTGACCTTCCAAGCTACAATACATTTGGTGTCATAAATTACCtgtgcacttttcaacttgtctGAATCCTGACATATTACCTGTGAAAGCCACCTGGAAGAGAACaataaataattcctttgaGGGGAAATATTCCCTTCTGATACTTACACTACAGACATGCATTTGTTGTGGGCTTCCACAATTGCTTGGCTTCATAGTGTTTGCTGCAGAGCTTCATCTCCTCAGACATATTGAGAAATTGTGAGCTAGAGTAGCAGCATCAGCAAATATAGCTCTTTCCCCTCAAGATTGATATGCATAGGGTATCTCTCCTTCCAAAAATGCAATATCCTTAAATTAAAGAATCAATATAAATCACATCAGAGCCCACTTTTGCCCACTTATAAATAAAGTATCAACATATGATATTTTATATGAAGCTAAGACCATTACTATTGTTTTGATATATTCATATCAAGAATAAGGACATATTTGTAGGCGGCCATGCAAAAACCACTGCATTATTTCTGGATATTTCAAATTCAAGTTAATTGAAATACTGCCAATATTGCTTcaaactgtggttttttttttttttaagaaagccATATAGGACCAATATTAAAAGCTAGGCTAAACACCTctgctttcaaaaaataaactgacatctttcttctttaaagtGTGAAAAACTGtgatagaaaaatatattttagtggATAAGTTATCACAATTCTGTTGATCTCAGTTGACAGAATCATAGTCTCTCTCTGAAGGATTGTCCCACCTTCCTCCCCAGCAAAATACATGTTTCTTGTTTGAGGTAGTTGAAAGCCTGATGGGTGTGAGATTGCTGTGGCTCTGTCCCACGATAGCAAGGCTGAGTGTGTAATCACTGGCACAAACGCACACAGACACAGCGACACACATGCACAATTGCTGTCCAGGTCAGCACAAACAGCAGGGCATGGCCAGCACCCACAGAAATGCACACAGCACCCACACAAACAGGAGCAGTGTGCGTGGCCTGCTCCTATTCTTGATTTGTGGCCATTGGAATGGAAATCcagtggtggaaaaaaaaaaaaatacaaaatattcatCGCTCTGAGTGTGAGCCTTTGATGCTCAGCCTACCCAGTAgctgcctcccagctctcctggcctCCCCAGTTGCTGGGAATGCAGACATACAGGCCCCAGAGATTTGCAGTCATGCTCCCAGAGTAGCTGGTCTCTTTTATGCTGTAACTGGCACATTTTATCCTACTTGCTGTCTAATTCAGTTTGAATTTCACCAGTTTTCACACATACTCAGAATAGAGCACAACCATACAGAACCAGAAAGAGGATTTCTTGAGAACACAGTGCAAACTGCAATTATGAAAGGCAGTTTGACAAGTGTAACAGACAATTAAGACGATTATACCTGATCAGCttgtttttattgccttttgTCTCTGTTCTTTCCTACTTGTTCCCTCAGAAAGCACTTTGACAGCTCCTTTTCCTACTTCCATTCCTTCCCTAAGCATCCTATAATGTTTCACACATTGCcataattcctttaaaatacGCCATAAGTTTTATGTAACCTTAAAGTACTGTTTCTCCTGGCATTCCATGAGGAGACTCTGCCTGTGCAGGCATTAACTCCATCAGTCTCAAGGTGTTCTGACATGGAGAGGAGAAGAGCTCTGCAAGGTGTTCTGAGGTCCTTTGTTCCTGCTGAGCTACTTACTAGGGACAACATTCCTACCATTCTGCTTGGATAATCCCAAACTTGTTAAGGGTTCCTCAGTCTGGAAATTGTTCTGCTGATCTTCACTGGGCCTTTGTGTTCTTGCTGATTAGTTTTTAATCACCTAATGGTAATTGGCAGTTCATGATTCCAATGAGATCTACACAGTGCTAGGCCAGAGGCTTTGTATCCGCGTGTCTCAGTCTTCACCCACTTGTATGTTTGTTGCTTACTCTTGTTACAGATGTGCCTGAACAAGACATGGATGTATGAACTATCACCAGCCAGGTGCTCAGTATGGTCTTTCCAGAGGGTAGTAGGGAAATGTCTGCCGCaattcctctccctcccttcttcctctttcccatCTCAACAAATGGTAGtagattttctgtttcttttcccagtCCCTTTTCCAGAGCTCATATCCAATATCTTCTtcagttttacatttaaaaagtagATGTAACAATATAATGATCTTTATTAAACATGGCTGGATGAACTTAATCCCCTCAATTTTCTTGATTTGGGCGCTGAGCTATACAATGAAAATTATGGAAAGTGTGAGTTACTGTCCaaggttacaatgtaaaatgtgcccaaagtgtGTATTCTATaaccatctacatgagctgttgaaactaggttgggcagtgtttctcttgccccctgcctccagactatcttctgttaatggctcatcagtgccctgctgcatggCACACAGCTAACTCCCTCCGgaagctatctctgtttaacgGGCATTCAAGGACCCATatcaagactgataaaatgatatcagcccattgtgatATGCTCCGCCCAGGACGAGGAGCCAAGCACCCCATCCTGGATATAATCTgtgatttgggacagcacaggcagccttacgCACTGGATtaccagaggacaagagctaccagaactttctgcaggaacacagcttcaacaagaccacttcatctgaactgctaccaccacagcTTCAGGTagtgttctgactctgtcatgTACTATTGCATACGTcatagtttattttattttactgtccggttgcgtccccgctccgggtgggagctgacccccagctagctcgggtcaacacagacacaaagtttccagttcgtttcggcttctcggcttggcagctggacccaaaggtgacagtcaacagcagcagaagagaaaaggctggctctcagcttagcaggttaaaggatgtttattagcagagatctccaagctccgaggcgagcggctcggagcttccaggctgagaaccccgcggctgagagagtttgctcctccctcctaccccctctataagcgggggagggtcccagggaggatacaaaaagacaacaaatcaggcgtttcagggggtaacaaggtgtgcccacccccaagcttcagaccactaaaatccagagctaaaggaatttcccccaggctacctatcacctgaagccctctgccggagatttcacaatccgggagggaccccgggagtgattgacaagctgccccagagaggggggttggggcagaggggatgttacatgtcatgtgaggtatgggatgattgacacaaaacaccttattatacagacaacacaaaagggatacagaattggggatacagtgaaacgaaccataacattaacttcttacaaaaatctaataaaacagttctgcaccaccacattttacctattttttcttctcctcttaaattattttttctcaattGGAGTatctcgctggttttgccttcaagccacCACgagaatgaaataaaagccTACAGCCATACCCCGAGAACATCCATGGGTCATGTCACCCAAATTTATGTTTGACAAGCGTTGTTCGGGAGGGCATTTGCTCCTGCTTTGTGAAGGGAAGCGCTGGGGTTCCCAGGTTCCCGAGTGAGGGGTCTGCACTTGGTGTCTCTTGGGGCTTTGGGTGCCCAGGGCCATGATGATGTTccccgagctgggctggggatggcgggcagggctggcctgTGATGCGCTCTGGGGTCTGTGACAGCGCGGGGGCCGTGTCACAATGGGGGCAGCTCTAACGGGCCCcaaggggagctgctgccccagtcGAGCTTGGGCAAGCGGTGAGTACGCACACAGTGAggagacagggctggaggaaggtTGGGGCAGAAGTGCCGGCACCTGGGACCCGTGTTCTGCCCCTGCATCCAGGGCCCAGCCCCTGGCGGGAGGGCCTGGCTCAGGGCGCCGTGCTTGTGGGGCCAGCGGTGCAGGCCTTGCCGCCTGCCAGCTGCCGGGGGCCCTCTCCTTCCCGCCCCCACGTTCCCCTGACCATCCTGCCCCCCAATTTCCGTCTCCATTCCGGCCCTGCTGAAGCCCTTCTGTGTGTCCTCCTGCAGACCATGGCTTTCTTGCCATTGCTCTTTGTGCTCGTGCAAAGCCTGATCCAGTTCCCGCAgcctgctggggatgggctggatGAGGCCACGCACCGGCGAATGCGGGAGcgtcaggagctgctggaacatGAAATGACtcggctgctgcaggagctggagcaggggctcccagaacagcaggatgagggctggggagctgtgctctTTGGTGCTCTACAGCAGTGGCCAGTCTGGGTTCTTGCtggattcctgctcctcttggGCCTGTGGTTTAGGCGCAGGACAAGGAGCCGtggagccagcagcagcggcaAGGACTTGAGCTCCTGCAAGGTCTTGcgagaagagagaggaaaagagcaggaagaagacGGCTTTTATTCAAAGGAAGGCGGAGAAGACATGCATGGGACTGTGGAGGCCGATGACAGCGGCAGTGGAAATGACAGAGAAGGCAGTCCTGTGGCTGCAAATGAAGGAGACAACTGCGATGCCACAGGAGGTGATGATGTGAAGATAGAGGAAGAGGGTGATGCTGAGAGTGCCACTGGCTATTCCTCAAGGCAAGATGAAGCATGGAGTGATAGGAATGTGCCAGGAGACAACACTGCTCAAGGCAATGAAGAAGAGTCTGGCAATGTTGCGGCCAATACAGAAGGCCTAGATGAAGCCAGCGAAGGGGAAAACCAGGATGTGCGGGTGGAGCAAGACAAGGACactggaaaggaagaagaaggatatggaaatgaagaaggaaaaaccaGCGGTACGAATCTGAAGGCAGGCAACAATGATGATGTAAATGATGGTGAGGACATTGTAGATGGGAAGGAGGAATACGTGGATGTGAAGGTGCAGGAAAGCAGGGATGCCAGTGAACAGAGAAGCAGTGATTGGACTGGGCAGGAAGATAGCAATGACCGTGGGAATGAAGTAGACCAGGgaggttttgctgcagctgaggaagaaaagaaggcaaTGATAAAAGTACATGACAATGACAGAAACGAGGATGAAGAACAGGGCGGTGTACGTGTGGAGGCAAAGAAGAATGAGGATAGAAAAGAAGACAAACAAGGTAACGTGGCTGCCAGAGAGAAAGGAGGCAGTGACGGgggcaaagaagaaaatggcaagggtgaaacagaagaaagacaCCCGAGATGCTGGGGATAAGCGAGGCATCCTTTTAGTGGATCACATACAGTGGCCTGTGGAGGAACTGGAGAGAGGTTGCTCACTGACAGCTGAGCTGATGGAGAGCTTCACGCGCGTCTTTGTGGACAGAGTGAGCAATAGTTTCTACCCAGTGCCTCAAGAAGCCATCGGGGTGGGCAGTGCCTTTGAGGGCTGGAGTCCCCGTGACTGGGACGGGGTGTACCGCGTGCTGGTCCCCCTGAATCCCCCGCCAGGGCACGCCTTCCACCTAGAGCCGAACAGTGCAGGGCAGACGGCCGCAAGGACCTTCAGTGTCCGTGTGGAGCTGGTGTGCACGTGcaagagggagcagctgggccaGAAGCCGCTGTGCTTCCTGCACCACCCGAAGAAGAAGCTGGGGCGGAAGCGGAAGCCCAGCCTCCTAGAGACACTCTGCACCGGCTCCTACCTGGACGTGGAGAAAACCTCCCACTGGTTCTACCAGCTGGTGAGATGCTCGTGGCGGCATGTGCCTGAGTCAGACTCATGGCACTTGGCGTTTCAGCCCTGCAGCCGTTCCTGCCGATTCCAGCTGAGCaaaggcagggagaggctggcGGTGGAGATGCTCTTTGGGGTGCGCCAAGGGGACTCTGATATCTTTGTGGCCAGCCAGCCCACAGAGGCCCAGAAAGGCGGCTCCAGCATCTTTGTGAGCAGCCAGCCCGCCGAGGCCAACTTCATGGCAAGCACAGCGTGGCCGGAGACGTACGCTGTGGCGGAGGCCAAATTCCTCCGGCACATCGCCGGGCAGGTGCCCTGTGAGAGCTTGCACCTGA
This sequence is a window from Hirundo rustica isolate bHirRus1 chromosome 4, bHirRus1.pri.v3, whole genome shotgun sequence. Protein-coding genes within it:
- the LOC120751506 gene encoding LOW QUALITY PROTEIN: inositol 1,4,5-trisphosphate receptor-interacting protein-like 1 (The sequence of the model RefSeq protein was modified relative to this genomic sequence to represent the inferred CDS: inserted 2 bases in 1 codon); translated protein: MHGTVEADDSGSGNDREGSPVAANEGDNCDATGGDDVKIEEEGDAESATGYSSRQDEAWSDRNVPGDNTAQGNEEESGNVAANTEGLDEASEGENQDVRVEQDKDTGKEEEGYGNEEGKTSGTNLKAGNNDDVNDGEDIVDGKEEYVDVKVQESRDASEQRSSDWTGQEDSNDRGNEVDQGGFAAAEEEKKAMIKVHDNDRNEDEEQGGVRVEAKKNEDRKEDKQGNVAAREKGGSDGGKEENGKGETEERHXRDAGDKRGILLVDHIQWPVEELERGCSLTAELMESFTRVFVDRVSNSFYPVPQEAIGVGSAFEGWSPRDWDGVYRVLVPLNPPPGHAFHLEPNSAGQTAARTFSVRVELVCTCKREQLGQKPLCFLHHPKKKLGRKRKPSLLETLCTGSYLDVEKTSHWFYQLVRCSWRHVPESDSWHLAFQPCSRSCRFQLSKGRERLAVEMLFGVRQGDSDIFVASQPTEAQKGGSSIFVSSQPAEANFMASTAWPETYAVAEAKFLRHIAGQVPCESLHLKCLQVFTGILRGTGFSSSVWKTVVMHVLTTVPLSRWRRREFARRLWDVMAYLRRCLQSKRLEHFVLGNEKLPAEISLPLAVRRVEPLNLFEHLAREPAAHREAMRAYGQLRFRLWVLLSSL